The following coding sequences lie in one Arachis hypogaea cultivar Tifrunner chromosome 4, arahy.Tifrunner.gnm2.J5K5, whole genome shotgun sequence genomic window:
- the LOC112796946 gene encoding copper transporter 6: protein MQDMPNMTDNNSSSNMEMNMQMSFYWGKHGTVLFSGWPKSGGMYTLALFFVFFLSMAIEILSNQPPIRRGARPASGVTAQAVVYFFRISFVYLVMLAVMSFNGGIFIAAILGHSLGFFLAKFRAVAMANREPSDLEQKV from the coding sequence ATGCAAGATATGCCAAATATGACTGATAATAATAGCAGCAGCAACATGGAGATGAATATGCAGATGAGCTTCTATTGGGGGAAACATGGTACTGTACTTTTCTCTGGCTGGCCAAAAAGTGGTGGCATGTACACATTGGCACTCTTCTTTGTGTTCTTCTTATCAATGGCAATTGAGATTCTCTCCAACCAGCCGCCAATACGGCGCGGGGCTAGACCGGCTTCTGGGGTAACGGCTCAGGCCGTTGTGTACTTCTTCCGAATCAGCTTCGTCTACTTGGTCATGCTTGCTGTCATGTCCTTCAATGGAGGAATCTTCATAGCTGCTATTCTTGGTCACTCCTTGGGATTCTTCTTGGCCAAGTTTCGAGCTGTTGCCATGGCCAACAGGGAACCCTCTGATCTTGAACAGAAAGTTTGA